GCTCTGCGCCTTGGCGGCGCTCTCCGCCTCGGCCAGGGTCAACCCGACCAGGTTCGGGACGGTGCTCTTCCCGGCGTTGCTGCCGCCGGTCTTCACGATGGACTGCACCACGAAGAAGGCGCCGACCAGGACCAGCACCGCCGCGACGGCGAGCACGATCCAGGAGGTGTTGCTCTTCTTCGGCTGCTCGTCGCGCCGCCGGCTGCTGCGGCCCTCGTAGCCGTCCCCGCCGCCGCCGTAGCCGTTGTCCTGGTAGCCGCCGTACGGGGCGGGCTGCTGCTGGTTGCCGACCGGCGGCAGCATGGTGGTCGGGCCGCCGCCCTGCTGGGGCAGCACGTTGGTCTGGCCGTACGGGTCGTACTGGTTGCCGCCCTGGTCGTAGCCGTAGCCGGCCGCGCCCATGCCGTAGGCCGCCTGCTGGGCGGCGTTGACCGGCAGGCCGTCGAGGAAGCGCTCGATGTCGTCGCGCATCTCGTCGGCGGACTGGTAGCGGTAGTCGCGCTCCTTGGCGAGCGCCTTGAGCACGATCGCGTCGATCTCGGGCCGCACCTCGGGGTCGTACGAGGACGGCGGCGCGGCTTCCTCGCGGACGTGCTGGTAGGCCACCGCGACGGGCGAGTCGCCGACGAACGGCGGCCGGACGGTGAGCAGTTCGTACAGCAGGCAGCCGGTGGAGTACAGGTCGGAGCGGGCGTCGACGGTCTCGCCCTTGGCCTGCTCGGGGGAGAGGTACTGGGCGGTGCCGATGACCGCGGAGGTCTGGGTCATCGTCATGCCGGCGTCACCCATCGCGCGGGCGATGCCGAAGTCCATCACCTTGACGTTGCCCTGCCGGGTCAGCATCACGTTGGCGGGCTTGATGTCGCGGTGCACGATGCCGGCGCGGTGCGAGTACTCCAGCGCCTGCAGGATGCCGATGGTCATCTCCAGCGCCCGCTCGGGCAGCAGCCGGCGCCCGGTGTGCAGCAGCTCGCGCAGGGTGGAGCCCTCGACGTACTCCATCACGATGTACGGGATGGAAATCCCGTCGATGTAGTCCTCGCCGGTGTCGTAGACCGCGACGATGGCCGGGTGGTTGAGCGAGGCCGCGGACTGCGCCTCGCGGCGGAACCTGGCCTGGAAGGAGGGGTCGCGGGCCATGTCGGTGCGGAGGGTCTTCACGGCCACGGTGCGCCCGAGCCTGGTGTCGTGGCCGAGGTACACCTCGGCCATGCCACCGCGCCCCAGGACGCCGCCGAGCTCGTACCTGCCGCCTAGGCGACGAGGCTCTTCCATATCTCCGACCCTCTCCCCCACCGGCAGGTGAGGATGTGACGTAGGTGTCCCCGCACGCTCTCTTCGGACGCGTCGGCCGCCACCGCGGTTTCACGGCCGGGGCGACTTTCCGGCTGCGGGTACACCCGCTGCTGGCGGATACGCTACCGGGCGAACCTGAGCCGACCCGAGCAGGCCGCCAGCTGAGACCAGACCGGTATCGACCGGGACGGTCCCATTGTGACAATTCCGGCCGCCGATCGAGGACCGGCGGCCGGAATGTGACGCATGCGACCGGAGCTACTTGCCGAGGGCCGCCTGCATCATCGACTTGGCGATCGGAGCGGCCAGCGAGCCGCCGGAGATCTCGGAGCTCTGCGCGGCGCCGTCCTCGACCACCACCGCGACCGCGACCTGCTTGCCGGAGGAGTCCTTGGCGTAGGAGACGAACCAGGCGAACGGCTTGCCCGCGTTGTCCTGGCCGTGCTGCGCGGTGCCGGTCTTGCCGCCGACCGTCACGCCGGGGATGGCCGCGCGCTTGCCGGTGCCGTCCTTCACCACGCCCTCCATCAGCTGCTGCAGCTTCTGCGCGGTGGCGGGCGAGACGGCCTGGCTCAGCTGGTGCTCGGAGTGGGTGGAGATGGCGTTGCCGGCCGAGCCCTCCTGGGAGACCAGGTACGGCTGCATCAGCGAGCCGTTGTTGGCGATCGCGGCCGCCACCATGGCCATCTCCAGCGGGGTGGCCCGGGTGTCGTGCTGGCCGATGGCGTCCATCGCGGTGCCGTCGGGGGAGGAGCCGCTCGGGTAGTAGCTGGCGGCGGCCCGGATCGGGACGTCCACCTTGTCGTTGTTGAAGCCGAACTTCTCGGCCTGCGCGCGCAGCGCGTCCCCGCCCAGCTCGGCGCCGATCTTGCCGAACACCGTGTTGCAGGACAGTGCCATCGCCGACGCCAGGGTGGCGTTCGTGCAGGGCTCGTCGGGGCTGTCGTTGACCAGCGGGGTGCTGGTGCCGGGCAGGATGTACGTCTCCGGGGTCTCGGTGGTGTCCCCCGGGTTCTTGAACTTGCCGCTCTCGAACGCGGTGGCGGCGGTGACCAGCTTGAACGTCGAGCCGGGCGGGTAGGTCTGGCGCAGCGCCCGGTTCAGCATCGGCTGGTTCGGGTCGTTCTGCAGCGCCGTCCAGGCCGCGGAGTCGGCGTCGCTGCCGCCGGCGAAGGTGCCCGGGTCGTAGGACGGGGTGGAGACCAGCCCCAGGATCGCCCCGGTGCGCGGGTCGATGGCCACCGCGGCGCCCTTCCGGTTGCCCAGGCCCTCGAAGCCGGCCTTCTGCACCTTGGGGTCGATGGTGGTGACGACGTCGCCGCCCTGCTTGGGCTTGCCGGTCAGCATGTCCAGGGTGTTGTGGAAGAACAGCCGGGAGTCGGTGCCGGACAGCACGCCGTCCTCCAGCTTCTCCAGCTGGCTGGCGTCGAAGATCTGCGAGGAGTAGCCGGTGACCGGGGCGTACATCGGCCCGTCCACCCAGGAGCGCTTGTACTTGTAGCGCAGGCCGTTGACGAAGTCGGACTTGGTGACCGGCTGGCCGCCGACGATGATGTTGCCGCGCGGGTAGGCGTACCGGTCGTACTTCACCCGCTCGTTGTGCTGGTTGTTCGCCCAGGACGCGGCCTGCACGCCCTGCACCCAGTTCACCCGGAGCATCAGGGCCAGGATCAGGACCAGGCAGAAGATCGACACCCGGCGGATCGGCTTGTTCACGAGGACGCTCCCCTGCTCTGGCCCGGCGCGCCGTACCCGGGCGGCCCGAAGCGGTCGGGTCCGGCGGGCTCCGGGATGGCCGGGGCGGGTTCGGCGGCCGGCTCGGCGGCCGGGCGGCGGGCGGTGTCGCTGACCTTCATCAGGACGGCGATCAGCGCCCAGTTGGCGACCACCGAGGAACCGCCCTGGGCGAGGAACGGCATCGTCATGCCGGTCAGCGGGATCAGGCCGGTGACGCCGCCGGCGACCACGAACACCTGCAGCGCGAACGCCGAGCTGAGGCCGACCGCGAGCAGCTTGCCGAACGGGTCGCGGGCCGCCAGGGCGGTGCGCAGGCCGCGCTGCACCACCAGGCCGTAGACCAGGAAGATCGCCATCAGGCCGGTCAGGCCCAGCTCCTCGCCGAACGAGCCGAGGATGAAGTCGCTCTTCGCGGCGAACTGGATCAGCCAGCTGCGGCCCTGCCCGAGGCCGGTGCCGACGGTGCCGCCGGAGCCCAGCGACATCAGGGTCTGGCCGATCTGCTCCGAGGACCGCGCGGGCGGGTGCGGCCCGAACGCGGCCATCGGGTCCAGCCAGGCGTTGATCCGGGTCTTCACGTGCGGCTCGCTGGTGGCGACCACCGCGGCGCCGCCGAAGGACATCAGCAGACCGAAGACGATCCAGCTGGTCCGCTCGGTGGCCACGTACAGCATCACCACGAACAGGCCGAAGAACAGGAAGGACGAGCCGAGGTCGGTCTCGAACACCAGGATCAGGATCGACAGCAGCCAGACCACCACGATCGGGCCGAGGTCGCGCCCGCGCGGCAGGTACAGGCCCATGAACTTGCGGCTGGCCAGCGCCAGGGCGTCCTTCTTGACCATCAGGAAGCCGGCGAAGAAGACGGTCAGGATGATCTTGGCGAACTCGCCGGGCTGGATCGAGAAGGACCCGAAGCGGATCCAGATCTTCGCGCCGAAGTCCTCGTCCCGGGACGGGAAGAAGGCCGGCGCGGCCAGCAGCACCAGCGCCACCACCATCGAGATGTAGGTGTAGCGCTGCAGGATGCGGTGGTCCTTGAGCAGCCACATCACGCCGATGAACAGCGCGATGCCCAGGCCCGACCACATCAGCTGGTTGGTGGTGGCCGGGAAGTTGTTGCGCAGCAGCTTGCCGGCCTTGTCGAGCCGCCAGAGCATCACCAGGCCGAGCCCGTTCAGCAGCGTCGCCAGCGGCAGCAGCAGCGGGTCGGCGTACGGGGCGAAGCGGCGCACCGCCAGGTGCGCGGCGCCGGCCAGCACGGCCAGGCCCAGGCCGTACGCCAGGATGTTGGCGGGCAGCGTGCCGTCCATCGCCAGGCCGACGTTGGCGTACCCGAGGATCGGGATGGCCAGGGCGAAGGCCAGCATCAGCAGCTCGGTGTTGCGCCGGTTCGGCACGGTGTCCCGGGCGGGTCGGTCGGCGGCGCGGCGCCGCCCGGTGGCGGGCGTGCGGCCGCCGCTCACGTCGAAGGTGCTCATGCCTGTGTGAAACCCCCCGGGTTCGACCGCGGCCCTACGGGGCCGGGCAGGACGCGGCGAGCTGCTGCTCCTGTTCGGTCAGCGGCGGTGCGGACGGCTCGGTGCCCTCCCCGGCGGCCGGGGCGTTCTTGGAGTCGGCGACCTTCTTGCAGACGGCGGCCTGCGCGCGCAGGGTGTCCACCTGCTTGCGGGCGTCGTCCAGGCCGCCGGCCTGGATCTTCTTGGTCACCTGGTCCCGCTGGTAGGCGGGCAGGTACTTGAGTTCGACGTCGGAGAACTGCTGGTAGACCGAGCTGAGCTCGATGCCGACCAGGCTCTGGTCCAGGCCCCGGTAGACCGCGACGTGGCCGTCCTCGGCCCCGACGTAGTACTGGTCCTGGTTCCACTGCCAGGCGAAGAAGCCGCCGGCGCCGAGCAGCGCGAGCACCAGCACCCCGATCAGGGTGAGCTTCAGGCCGCGCTTCTTCTTCCGGCGGTCGACCGGCTCGGCCTGGTCGAACTCCTCGTCGGGCGCGCCGTAGCCGGCCTCGCCGTAGCCCGCCTCGTCGGCCGGGGCGCCGTAGCCCTCGGGGGGGCCGAAGTCGCCCGCGGGGGCGCCGTAGCCGGGCTGCTGCTCGTAGCCGCCCCCGTAGCCCTGGGCGGGCCCGAAGGCGCCCTGCGGGCCCGGCTGCGGGCCGCGGCCGAGGCCGGCGGCCCGGCCGGCCGGGGTGTCCAGCAGCTGCGGGTCGTTGAAGTGGTGCGGCTGGCTCTCGGCGACCGCGCCGACCACCACCGGCGCCTCGGCGGCCTGGCCGCTGAGCGGGTCGGTGGCGCCGACGTCGATCACGTCGGCGACGATGCAGGTGATGTTGTCCGGGCCGCCGCCGCGCAGCGCCAGCTGGATCAGCTCCTGGACGGTCTGCTCGGGCGCGTAGAAGCTGCCGAGCGTCTCCTCCAGGGTCTGGTGGCTGACCGGGCCGGACAGGCCGTCGGAGCAGATCAGGTACCGGTCGCCGGCCCGGACCTCGCGGATCGACAGGTCGGGCTCGACCTGGCCGCGGCCGTCCAGGGCGCGCATCAGCAGCGAGCGCTGCGGGTGGGTCTCGGCCTCCTCGGCGGTGATCCGGCCCTCGTCGACCAGCCGCTGCACCCAGGTGTGGTCCTGGGTGATCTGGTCGAGCCGGCCGTCGCGCAGCAGGTAGGCCCGGGAGTCGCCGATGTGCACCTGGCCCAGCCGCTGGCCGTCCCAGAGCAGCGCGGTCAGCGTGCAGCCCATGCCCTCCAGCTGCGGGTCCTGCTCGACCATCTGCCGCAGCCGGTCGTTGGCGGTCTGCACCGCCTCGTTGAGCAGGCTCAGCAGGTCGGCGCCGGGGTGCGGCTCGTCGAGCCGGACGATCGAGCCGAGGACCTCGGAGGAGGCGACCTCGCCGGCCGCCGCCCCGCCCATGCCGTCGGCCACCGCGAGCAATCGGGGCCCGGCGTAGCCGGAGTCCTCGTTCCCCTCGCGGATCAGGCCCTTGTGCGAGCCGGCGGCGAAGCGCAGCACGAGACTCATGCTGTCCGGGCCCTCCTTCGGGTGGAGCTGGTCCTCATGCGCTGACTACTTCCGCAGCTCGATGACGGTCCTGCCGATTCGGATCGGCACGCCGATCTGGAGCGGCATCGGCGTGGTGAGCCGCTGCCGGTCGAGATAGGTGCCGTTGGTGGAGCCTAGATCCTCCACCGTCCACTGCCCAGTCTGATCGGGGTAGATCCTGGCGTGACGCGAGGACGCGTAGTCGTCGTCCAGCACGATCGTGGAGTCGTGCGCCCGGCCCAGCGTGATGGTCTGGCCCTGGAGCGCGACGGTCGTTCCGGCCAGCGAGCCCTGGGTCACCACCAGGTGGGTGGGCTGGCCGCGGCGCTGCCGGGCCTGGGCCTGCTGGGCGCCCGCCGCGGGGGCGCCCTGGCCCTGCGGCGGACGGCCCGCCCCGGCGGGGGCGGGGGCGGTGGCCCGTTGGGCGGTGCGCGCCGCGGCCTTGGTGGTGAACAGGTCGCTGCGGATCACCTGCACCGCGACGATGACGAACAGCCAGAGGACGGCGAGGAAGCCCAGCCGCATGACCGTCAGGGTCAGATCAGACATACCGGCCCGCTTCTACCCTTCGACCTGTCGGTAGACGATGGTGGTCGACCCCAGGACGATCCGGGAGCCGTCGCGGAGCGTAGCGCGCTGGGTGTGCTGCCCGTCCACCACGATGCCGTTGGTGGAGCCCAGGTCCAGGACCATCGCGGGCGTACCGGGACGGATCTCCGCGTGCTTGCGGGACACTCCGGGGTCGTCGATCCGGATGTCCGCCTCGGTGGAGCGGCCCAGCACCACCGCGTTCTGGCTGATCTGGTGCCGGGCGCCGTTCACCTCGATCCAGCGCCGGGTGCCGGCGCCGCCGTGGCCCGCGCCGGGGAAGGGCCGCACGTTGGCCCCGGCGGCGGACGCCGGGGGCGCGGCCGGCATCGCGGGCGGGCGGCGGGCGGCGCCGGGCGCCGTACGGGCGGCCGCCCCTGGTGCCAGGGCGCGCCGGGCGCGGGCGGGGTCGGCGGGCGCCCGTACCCGGGCTGGGCGGCGGGCGGCTGGGCGGCCGGGGCCCGCTGGGGCTCCTCGGCGGTCAGCGTGCGGCTGCGCACCCGGTAGAGGCCGGTGTCCAGGTCGTCGGCCTTCTCCAGCGCGACCTGCAGCGGGCCCATGAAGCTGTACCGCTGTGCCTCCGCGTACTCGCGGACCATCCCGGCCAGCTCGTTGCCGAGCTGGGTGGAGTAGGGGCTGAGCCGCTCGTGGTCGTGCGGGCTGAGCTCGACGATGAAGTCGTTCGGGACGACCGTGCGGTCCCGGTTCCAGATGGTGGCGTTGTTGTCGCACTCGCGCTGCAGGGCGCCGGCGATCTCCACCGGTTGGACCTCGGACTTGAACACCTTCGCGAAGGTGCCGTTGACGAGACCTTCGAGTCGCTGCTCGAACTTCTTCAGGACTCCCACGGGGCACCCCCTCTCAGGGCGTCGGACGGGCCGGTTCGTCGGCTGGAAAGCGGTACTTCCGTACTGATCGTATCCACGCCCGGCCCTTCCGTACGGTTCCCCGCCTAGGTCGCGCCCGGAGGGGTACCCGCCGAACGGCCCGCTCACTCGTTCGCCCCGCCTCCGGTTGCGGACCGCCGGGGGGCGTGCGGGGGGTCGGATCGGAATGGATTCGCAGGTACGGCCAGGGGCGTGCTAATGTTTTCCATGTCGGAAGGGGCGCCCGCAAGGGAGCCGAACGGAAGACCCCGAGAGATGCGGTAAGCTTCTCGACAGGTCGGAAGAAGCGGTAAGCAACTGAAGACAAACACCCATGCGCGGGTGGCGGAATAGGCAGACGCGCTGGATTCAGGTTCCAGTGCCCGAAAGGGCGTGGGGGTTCAACTCCCCCCTCGCGCACAGCGAAGCCCCGCAGATCTACGGATCTGCGGGGCTTTCTCGTTCTCCGGGCTCGTTCTCCGGGGCCGGATCGGCCGACGGGGTGGTCCGGCGCGGGTGGTCCGGCCCCGGGGCGGGCGGCCGGCTCAGTGCGCGGGGAGCACCGCGTGCAGGACGAAGCCGCCGTCGGGCGCGGGGGCGGCGGTGAAGGTGCCGCCGAGCAGGGCGGCCCGCTCGCGCAGACCGATCAGGCCGTGGCCGCCGCCGGGCAGCGGGGTGCCGTCCCCGTCGGTGCCCGGGGTGCGCGCGGGCGGCGGGCCGTTGCGGACCTCCACGTGCAGCCTGCCGCCGCGGGCGGTGACCCGGACGGTGACGGGGGCGCCGGGGGCGTGCTTGCTGATGTTGGTCAGGCCCTCCTGGACGGTGCGGTAGGCGGCCCGTTCGACCGCCTCGGGCCAGGGCCGGCGGCCGGGGTCGAGCCGGCTGGTGACGGCCAGGCCGCTGCCGTCGATCAGCCGGGGCAGGTCGGCCAGGGTGGGCTGCGGGGCGAGCGGGGTGCCGGGGACGCCGGCGGCGCGCAGCACGCCGACCATCTGGCGCAGCTCGTCGAGGGTGCGCACGGAGAGCTCGCGGATGGTGCGGGCGCCCTCGCGGGCGGCCGGGTCGGTGCTGGAGACCTGCACCGCGCCGGCCTGGATGGAGATCAGGCTGACCTGGTGGGAGACCACGTCGTGCATCTCGCGGGCGAGCCGGGCCCGTTCGGCGGCCAGCACCTTCTCGGCGAGCAGCCGGCTCTCGCGCTGCCGGCCGGCGGTCAGCTCGGTGACGCGCTCGGCGAGTTCGCCGCGGGTGCGGGCGAGCATGCCGAGGGCGGCCGGTCCGGCGCCGAGCATCACCGACTGGATGGCGTACAGCGCGTTGTCCCGGCTGAGTTCGAACAGGCCGGGGTCGAGCGGCCAGTGGAAGAACTCGACCAGGGCGAAGGCGGTGGCGCACAGGACCGGGACGCGGGGGCGGGGCCAGGCGGCGGCGACCGCGTAGACGGCGGTGATCGGGGCCAGCCAGATCTCGTTGAAGAACGCCCCGGGCAGGGTGAGCAGGGCCACCGGCAGGGGGTGGCGGCGGCGCCCCAGCAGGGCCACCACGGAGAGCGCGGAGAGGGCCAGCTGCCAGGGCGCGGAGCCCTTGGCGACCAGGGCGGAGTCCATCGCGGCCAGCAGCACCGGGGCGAGCAGGGAGGTGCGCGGGGAGCGCAGCCAGGCCGGGGCCCGGCGGCGCGGGGCGGCGGGCTCCTCGGGGGTCACTCCCCGTCCTGCCGGTCGCGGACCAGCCCGGCGCGGTGGGCGATGACGGCGGCCTGGACGCGGTTGGCGGCGCCGAGCTTGGCCAGGATGGCGCTGATGTGGTCCTTGACGGTGCCGGTGCCGAGGAACAGCCGGTCGGCTATCTCGGCGTTGGACAGGCCCTCGCCGAGCAGCGCCAGGACGTCCAGCTCGCGGCCGGTGAGCCGGCCGGTGAGGGTGGCGGCGGCGGTGTCGGGGCCGCCGCCCTCGACGTAGCCGCTGATCACGGTGCGGGCCACCGAGGGGGAGAGTACGCTGCCGCCGGCCGCGAGCACCCGGACGGCGTGCACCAGCTGCTCGGGGGCGGTGTCCTTGAGCAGGAACCCGGCGGCGCCGGCCCGCAGCGCGGTGCCGATGTGCTCGTCGGTGTCGAAGGTGGTGAGCATCGCGACGGCGGGCGGCTCGGGCAGCGCGCGCAGCCGGCGCAGCACGCTGATCCCGTCCAGGTCGGGCATCCGGACGTCGAGCAGGACCACCTGCGGGGCGAGCTCGCGGGCCAGCTGCTCGGCCCGGCCGCCGGAGCAGCCGCCGACCACCTCCAGGTCGGGGGCGGTGCCGACGATCAGGCCGAGCCCGGAGCGGACCAGCACCTCGTCGTCCACGATCAGGACCCGGGTCGGCGGCATGTCTCTCCCTGCTGGGGCGGGTTCGGTTCCGGGCGCGGCTCCGGACCCCCGCCGATCGGCGGGGGTGGGAATCCGCTACCGGATTCACGCAATTCTCATCTCCGCTGGGCAACCATGGAAATCGGGGTCGAGTGCGCGGAACCGCGAGCGGATGCGCCCCGGTGATCGATCGTCTGGAATGGTTGCTGTGTCCACTGTGAAGACGGCTTCCTCGGCCGTGTCCCCGTCCCGGGGCGAGGGTCCAGGTCCGCTGGCACGGTGGCGGCCGCGGGCCGCCGCGTCGACCGTCTGGTACCTGCGGCTGATGGCCCTGCTGAACCTGGTGGCGGTGCTCTCGGTGCCGTTCCGGGACCAGGTCGAGCGCCACAACACGGGGGAGTTCTTCACCCCGTACCTGATGACCGCGGGCCTGACCTCGATGCTGCTGGCCCTGTTCCTGGCGGTGGCGATGCGCCGCCGCAAGCGGGCGGCGTGGATCTTCAACACCGGTCTGGCCGGGGTGACCTTCCTCGGCTACCTGGCCTGGATGGCCTGGGGCGACCGGTACCGGGACCACCCGTGGAACTACTTCTCGATCGTGCTGACCGGGCTGTTCCTGGTCGCGCTGCTGGTCTCCCGCCGGGAGTTCACCTCCAAGGGCGACCGCTCCAACCCGAAGACCGCCGCGGCCGCCGCGGTGGGCGGGCTGCTGGTGGGCGGGCTGGTCGGCTCGCTGCTGGTGCAGCTGACCAACGAGGTCTCCGGCGCCGGCTTCGGCATGCGCTTCAGCTACGCGGTGCACCGGATGATCACGCTGAACCCGTCGGAGCGGGTCCAGGACGTGGTCTCGGTGCCGACCTGGGTGAACGCGGCGATCAACGCGATGAGCGCGGTGCTGTTCCTGTTCGTGCTGTACGTGGCGTTCCGCTCGCCGCGCGGCGAGGAGCTGCAGACCGACGAGGACCAGCAGCGGCTGCGCGAGCTGCTGGAGAAGCAGGGCGAGCGGGACTCGCTGGGCTACTTCGCGCTGCGCCGGGACAAGGCGGTGGTGTTCTCCCCGTCCGGGAAGGCGGCGATCGCCTACCGGGTGGTCGGCGGCGTCACGCTGGCCTCGGGCGACCCGATCGGCGACCCGGAGGCCTGGCCGGGGGCGATCGACGCCTGGCTGGCGGAGGCCCGCGAGCACGCCTGGGTGCCGGCCGTGATGGGCGCCTCCGAGGAGGCCGGGGTGATCTACGCCCGGCACGGGATGGACGCGCTGGAGCTGGGCGACGAGGCGATCGTCGAGCTGGACGAGTTCTCGCTGGACGGCCGGGCGATGCGGGTGGTCCGGCAGGCCTACAACCGGGTCAAGCGGGCCGGGTACACGGTGCGCATCCGCCGGCACGGGGACATCCCCGAGTGCGAGATGGCCGAGCTGGTGGCCAAGGCGGACCACTGGCGGGACGGCGCGACCGAGCGCGGCTTCTCGATGGCGCTGGGCCGGCTCGGCGACGCGGGCGACGGGCGCTGCGTGATGCTGGAGTGCTTCGACGGGGACGGCGAGCTGCGGGCGCTGCTGAGCTTCGTCCCGTGGGGCGAGCGCGGCCTGTCGCTGGACCTGATGCGCCGCGACCGGGACAGCGAGAACGGCCTGATGGAGTTCATGGTGATCGAGCTCCTGCAGCGGGCCGGCGAGGTGGAGCTGGAACGCGTCTCGCTGAATTTCGCGATGTTCCGGTCGGTTTTCGAGCGCGGCTCGAAGCTGGGCGCGGGGCCGGTCCTGCGGCTGTGGCGTTCGGTGCTGGGTTTCTTCTCGCGCTGGTGGCAGATCGAGTCGCTCTACCGGGCGAATGCGAAGTACCGCCCGATCTGGGAACCGCGCTACCTGCTCTTCGAGAAGAGCGGCGAGATTCCCCGGATCGGCATCGCCTCGGCCCGCGCGGAGGGTTTCATCACGGTGCCGAGCATGCCGGCGCTGTTCCGCCGCCGGCACGGGTGAGCAGGGCTTCCCGGCCGGGCACGGCGCGGGACGGGGGGCGGTCCCTCCGCCGGGGGGCGGAGCGGGCCCGGACGTCAGCCTCCGGGAGGAGAGCGGAAATGGTCTCCGAAGCTGATGCCTCCGGTTAATCCGGTGCGTAGGGTCGGATACGGGGAGCGGAAGAAGCGGTGGCGCTGGACGGAACGGAAACGGACGGGAGAAACGGGCTCGTGGATCGGATCACCCACGCGGGGGGCGTGCGGCCGAAGTGGTGGGCGGTATTCCGCCGGGCCGCGGTCGCGGAGTGGGGGGAGCTGTTCGCTTCCGTGAAGGAGCAGGTGGTGCGGCGGAAATTCGCCGTCGTGCCGCTGGCGACCGTGGCGACCGCGCTGGTGCTGCTGTTCTCGGTGGTGCAGCACCTGCCGGGCGGGGACCGGCTGGTGTCCGACATCGGGGTGGTGAAGGCGGCGCTGCCGCTGGACGTGTCGCTGCTGCGCACCCCGCTGTCGCTGTACGTGCCGGCCCTGGACCTGCCGGTGTGGGGCGCGCTGGCGCAGGTGTTCCTGGTGTTCGGGGTGGCCGAGATCGTGCTGGGGCGGCGGCTGACCCTGGTGGTGGCGTACGTCTGCACCCTGGCGGGCACGCTGTTCGCCCGGATCGGGGTGGCGCTCGGGCCGCACCACGCGCTGGGCTTCCCGCGCTGGGTGGCGCACGTGCGGGACACCGGGCCCTCGGCGGCTGTGGTGGCGCTGGCCGTGGTGGTGGCGCTGCGCTGCCGGGCCTGGTGGACGGGCGGCACGGTGGTGCTGGCGATGACGGTGGAGGCGCTGCTGCTGCCGAACCTGGCCGGCCTGGAGCACCTGGTGGCGATCAGCGCGGCGGTGCTGATCGCGGTCTGGGTCGAGGTGTTCGGCGACTACTGGCCGCGGG
The window above is part of the Kitasatospora sp. NA04385 genome. Proteins encoded here:
- the pknB gene encoding Stk1 family PASTA domain-containing Ser/Thr kinase; translated protein: MEEPRRLGGRYELGGVLGRGGMAEVYLGHDTRLGRTVAVKTLRTDMARDPSFQARFRREAQSAASLNHPAIVAVYDTGEDYIDGISIPYIVMEYVEGSTLRELLHTGRRLLPERALEMTIGILQALEYSHRAGIVHRDIKPANVMLTRQGNVKVMDFGIARAMGDAGMTMTQTSAVIGTAQYLSPEQAKGETVDARSDLYSTGCLLYELLTVRPPFVGDSPVAVAYQHVREEAAPPSSYDPEVRPEIDAIVLKALAKERDYRYQSADEMRDDIERFLDGLPVNAAQQAAYGMGAAGYGYDQGGNQYDPYGQTNVLPQQGGGPTTMLPPVGNQQQPAPYGGYQDNGYGGGGDGYEGRSSRRRDEQPKKSNTSWIVLAVAAVLVLVGAFFVVQSIVKTGGSNAGKSTVPNLVGLTLAEAESAAKAQSANLKVTAGDPAASCADTKIQKDQVCTQSPAAAGQMASDGTITVHLTAAPAQVDVPDVTGQAKDAATKALKDKGFDVKVTYANDDKVDQDKVVSQDVKDKAAPGATVTLTVSSGQQKTAVPNVTGKALDEATRILDEAGFNVVTAPKTVTDPTQAGQILDQTPKGAQQAKQGSTVTLTVGKQADKVSTPITENRTYKQVIADLQKNHLQSVVVNGGPQDENAIVIKSDPPANTLVDQGTTIQLWTRPGDKPATP
- a CDS encoding penicillin-binding protein 2 yields the protein MNKPIRRVSIFCLVLILALMLRVNWVQGVQAASWANNQHNERVKYDRYAYPRGNIIVGGQPVTKSDFVNGLRYKYKRSWVDGPMYAPVTGYSSQIFDASQLEKLEDGVLSGTDSRLFFHNTLDMLTGKPKQGGDVVTTIDPKVQKAGFEGLGNRKGAAVAIDPRTGAILGLVSTPSYDPGTFAGGSDADSAAWTALQNDPNQPMLNRALRQTYPPGSTFKLVTAATAFESGKFKNPGDTTETPETYILPGTSTPLVNDSPDEPCTNATLASAMALSCNTVFGKIGAELGGDALRAQAEKFGFNNDKVDVPIRAAASYYPSGSSPDGTAMDAIGQHDTRATPLEMAMVAAAIANNGSLMQPYLVSQEGSAGNAISTHSEHQLSQAVSPATAQKLQQLMEGVVKDGTGKRAAIPGVTVGGKTGTAQHGQDNAGKPFAWFVSYAKDSSGKQVAVAVVVEDGAAQSSEISGGSLAAPIAKSMMQAALGK
- a CDS encoding FtsW/RodA/SpoVE family cell cycle protein, yielding MSTFDVSGGRTPATGRRRAADRPARDTVPNRRNTELLMLAFALAIPILGYANVGLAMDGTLPANILAYGLGLAVLAGAAHLAVRRFAPYADPLLLPLATLLNGLGLVMLWRLDKAGKLLRNNFPATTNQLMWSGLGIALFIGVMWLLKDHRILQRYTYISMVVALVLLAAPAFFPSRDEDFGAKIWIRFGSFSIQPGEFAKIILTVFFAGFLMVKKDALALASRKFMGLYLPRGRDLGPIVVVWLLSILILVFETDLGSSFLFFGLFVVMLYVATERTSWIVFGLLMSFGGAAVVATSEPHVKTRINAWLDPMAAFGPHPPARSSEQIGQTLMSLGSGGTVGTGLGQGRSWLIQFAAKSDFILGSFGEELGLTGLMAIFLVYGLVVQRGLRTALAARDPFGKLLAVGLSSAFALQVFVVAGGVTGLIPLTGMTMPFLAQGGSSVVANWALIAVLMKVSDTARRPAAEPAAEPAPAIPEPAGPDRFGPPGYGAPGQSRGASS
- a CDS encoding protein phosphatase 2C domain-containing protein: MSLVLRFAAGSHKGLIREGNEDSGYAGPRLLAVADGMGGAAAGEVASSEVLGSIVRLDEPHPGADLLSLLNEAVQTANDRLRQMVEQDPQLEGMGCTLTALLWDGQRLGQVHIGDSRAYLLRDGRLDQITQDHTWVQRLVDEGRITAEEAETHPQRSLLMRALDGRGQVEPDLSIREVRAGDRYLICSDGLSGPVSHQTLEETLGSFYAPEQTVQELIQLALRGGGPDNITCIVADVIDVGATDPLSGQAAEAPVVVGAVAESQPHHFNDPQLLDTPAGRAAGLGRGPQPGPQGAFGPAQGYGGGYEQQPGYGAPAGDFGPPEGYGAPADEAGYGEAGYGAPDEEFDQAEPVDRRKKKRGLKLTLIGVLVLALLGAGGFFAWQWNQDQYYVGAEDGHVAVYRGLDQSLVGIELSSVYQQFSDVELKYLPAYQRDQVTKKIQAGGLDDARKQVDTLRAQAAVCKKVADSKNAPAAGEGTEPSAPPLTEQEQQLAASCPAP
- a CDS encoding FHA domain-containing protein, with product MSDLTLTVMRLGFLAVLWLFVIVAVQVIRSDLFTTKAAARTAQRATAPAPAGAGRPPQGQGAPAAGAQQAQARQRRGQPTHLVVTQGSLAGTTVALQGQTITLGRAHDSTIVLDDDYASSRHARIYPDQTGQWTVEDLGSTNGTYLDRQRLTTPMPLQIGVPIRIGRTVIELRK
- a CDS encoding FHA domain-containing protein, yielding MNGARHQISQNAVVLGRSTEADIRIDDPGVSRKHAEIRPGTPAMVLDLGSTNGIVVDGQHTQRATLRDGSRIVLGSTTIVYRQVEG
- a CDS encoding DUF3662 domain-containing protein, whose product is MGVLKKFEQRLEGLVNGTFAKVFKSEVQPVEIAGALQRECDNNATIWNRDRTVVPNDFIVELSPHDHERLSPYSTQLGNELAGMVREYAEAQRYSFMGPLQVALEKADDLDTGLYRVRSRTLTAEEPQRAPAAQPPAAQPGYGRPPTPPAPGAPWHQGRPPVRRPAPPAARPRCRPRPRRPPPGPTCGPSPARATAAPAPGAGSR